The genome window CAGTGTCTTCCCATGCTGTTACACTCCAAAGcccaggaagagggggaaggtGAAGGCTGGCTGACTCAGCCTGCAAGTGCTTAGAGATCTGGAGCTGAAAGGCCCCAGCGCCATTCAACTAATGATTATTATTAACTCTGCACAGGCCTTGGCACGGCAGCCAGCTGGCTCAGGGAGGATGCCTGGATCTCCCACAGCGAGGTTTAAAAAACAAGACCCACAGCAGCCATGCATGGGAGTGGAAAAGGTGGGGACACTGAGAGGTAGGGCAGGCCAGTGTCATGGGCCGAAGGTGGCCTGCTTTGAAGGGGAGAGCAAGAATGGGCTGGCAACTGATAGCAGCCTATCGTGGATGGGACGACAGCCAGAGGGAAGCAAGAGTTCTCAGATGCAGAGCTCCTGCCATTCGTTCGCTGCCACCCCAACCCCAAAGGGAGGATACAGGAACAAAGGGGCTCCTGAGGGGACTCCACAGACAGTGTTCCCACTTGGGGTTGATATAAAACTTATCTTTCTAATGCCCTCAAGGTTGAGTCTGAATATAGTCAAGCTTGGAACACCATCAAATATGGAATCAGAACTTAGCATGATATGGAAATTTGTGCAAATGataggcattttattttttttaaatcttgaacaTCCTGAGTGTCcccttgaaaaagcaaaacaggcTGACTACTACTAGCTTTCCCTAGTCAAGGAACATGGCCAAAGGACAGCCATTTGTGTTCCTGCTAAGGCCCCTTCCTTGCTACTGAGAAGCCCAGGTAGTATTTAGACATTAGAAGATACAAAAGGGGGCAGGTGTGGGGAAGAGGGAGCATACAGCCAGGAGGCATCCGCAGCCAGGAGGCATCCGCAGCCGGCAGCCACAGATCCCAGCTGGAGGAAGCGCACCCTGGCACTGAGGACAAATGGCTGTCCAGCTGCTGCCCTAGGTTggaaagatgggagggaggggagcccCGCCCCAATCTGGCCTAACAGGAAGAAGGGCTCCTCCTGGTGCCCTGCCCCCTACACTACGGTCAGATCCCTAAGCAGGAGACCACCACTACCTGTTCCTTCCTCTGTGCTCTGCACCGATGCCCTCCAGGCCCACTGGTCAGAGGAAGCGACAGCTGGGTCCTTTCTTCCTGCAGAATATAAATGACTCCCCTTCCTCCCGGGGCTGCGAATAGACATCAGATGGCACAGCCCACGCAAACTGCCGGCTGTCAGCACGCCTGCCTGCCCGCCCACCAGCCCCCGCACCACCTGGGAGGAGGCAACACCTCAGGCAGGCTCAGGCTTTCTGGCATCGCCTCTGTGCTCTGAGAACAAGCTGCTGAACCTTACCTGGCCCACCCTAGGGAGCCCCCAGCACTGGCCTTAATGAGGGAAGGAGATGGGCACCCTTTATCAAAGTGACCCTAATGAGAGGGTCTCTTACATGTGGCTGGGTAACCATTCCCTTCAAGTTCACAGCACACTGGATGGCTTGAGCAGGAGAGAGGGCTTTGAAAAAGACAAGAACAGTTAGTTCCCCGCTGCACTGCAGGGGCCTCTGTTCAGCAAGCTGTATTTAGAGAGTCATGCTAGCTCCTTGAGGAAAGCCCAGTGAGGTCCACTGAGAGAATATTTCCACCCCCTAGTCCCCATTCCTCTACTGAATCCCACCTGCCTGGTTTCTGAGCCACTGGAAGAAGAGGCCTTAAATTTTCAGAGGATCTGAGATAGGCAACAGGCACCTTGTCTCTGGAACTGGTGCTCCAGCCCCTTTACTGCAGGCCTCCCAGAGTGTTTGATTGGCTCTATCTCCGAGGTAGAAAGTTGTGTGGATACCTTTCCTGGTTCAGCAGTCTTCAGTCTTTATTAGGATCTATAGAGAGCCCATCTCCTAGACTGGCCTACACCACAGCTTACTAGTCTGACACGTAGCCCTCACGACCCAGGATGCGCTGGGGAACTCAGATCAAGGAGGTACATCGGCAGGGAAGAGCACAGTTATCAACATCATCCTACTCTTAGGCCCAGCTGGCTGGAGACAGCAACTAAGGAGAGCTTCAATGACAAGGAAAGGAGGGCAACAGGGAGAGAGTCTTCCTTAGGTCAAGAGGGGCCTAttccttggtttttattttgttctaaaaGCTTCAGAATGGTTCCATGGAGCAACATGCTGAGTAAACACTCTAAGCCCTAAGGACAAAGTGTAAGATGCCCAGGACCACTCTGCCCTGAGAATGAATGGCAGGAGCATACCCAGAGGCAGCCTGAAGGAAGTCCTTAGGCAAGGGCTTGGTAAGGCCACTGCCTTCAGTTCCTCTGAAGAACTTTAAAGTGACTTCAGTGCCTTCACTACCTTATTGTCCAGGGGACCTCTCCTGGGTCCCTTCTTTCCACAGTTTGTGCATGGCCCTTGTTTCTTGGTTCAGGAACCAAGTCAGCATGAAAGACCCTTTCTGAAGGGTCTTTCCAGGGAAGTAGAGGGAAAATGGATGAGAGAATTACATCCTGAGCTGCCCATGTGGTCCAGAGCTAAGAGGGTATCAGCGACATCAATCTGTCAGACACCAATGTTAAGGGACTTTCAGATGTCTAGAAACTGAGGTCCTGAGATATGGAACTCACGGGCTCTCCATAGCACTGCTTTCTCAACAGGGACCCCAGCGTCTATGGCTGTCATTCATAACCTACAAGAACTTTTCATCAGGCACACAAGCAAgaaatcaccaccatcaccatcacccccaccaccacctaaTACTTCTGTCTCCCACCAAAAGTGAGGCTTCAGGTTTTCCCAAACCTTTCACTTGTACACAGTAGGGCATCTCCCCATTTGAGCCCACTGTATCATGCCTCAACAGTAGCAGCTAGGGTTtctgcacatggtggctcagccATGAAGTGCAAAAATCCATTTACTTCTGAAGTGGGTCCTGTGAAGATCACCAAGGAACTGTTGAAATCCAAGGCAAGAATCCCACCTAGATTCAGAGTTTGGAGGCATTCATATATCCACTTTCTTCCTTGGTAAGTAGGAGCTGGAGATCTGGTGCATGATCACCAGGGCTGGGTACAACGGTAGTCCCAGGCACAGGTACCAGGCTGCACCTTTGATCTGGGCCTGGAACCACACCGAGTACATGCCCAAGAGCACCGTTACTGTAGCCATCAGGTAGACAACCAGGCCACATGTCAGATGGTAGAGCTTGAGGCGAGCCACCCTTGAGACCCGGGCTGCTCGtggacagaggaggcagagccCACACAGTGCCTGTCCTCCAGTGGCCAACAGTGTCAGGGCTCCTATCCAGCTGTGCCAGGACACCAGATGGGACAGCTCACTTCGGATCTTGCTGGAAATGATGAAGCCCAAGCCTAGGACAGCACAAAGGATGGCCATGGTCTGCCCTGCCCAATGGAGTCGAATCCGGGTCTTTCGGGAGCAGAAGAAGAACAGGGAGTGCTCAGGAGAGAAAAGTAGAATAGCTTCAGCCATGCAGAGACAGAACTGTAATCACAGGAAAAGGCCAGTGAGCCTATAGTCTACAtggagcccgaggaaaagaaggtcttCTCACACATCCAGAAGGACATGGGGAAACTAAAAGGCTTGCAACCTCAAACACATCCTTTCTGGACCACACAACAGCAAACACTGAACTTTCTACTGGGTTCTGAGGACAAGGCCTTGATAAACATCCTTCTTGCGTTTTCCTTTTAGGCACTAGAAGAGAAATATCTTCTGTGACCCCTTCCCTGACCTTCTCAGCCACCTGACACTTTACTCCACTTTCCCCAATCCTATAGGTTTTAGGGAAAAGATGAAGCCCTCTTTAAACCCATCTCTTAGGCTGAAAAACTGAATGCCTCCCCAAGGGTTAATCTAAGAATATCCGAACTCACCGCCAAGGCCATGAACACAGGGTGCCAGGAGAAAAGACCTAAGTAAGAATcaaagagaacaagctgagcacCACTGATACTGTCTCTCGTGGTTTGTAAACGACAAAGACCTGGCCACAAGGTCAGCTATCATCTTAAACCTAAACAAGAATCAGGAACTCACCACAAAGGGAGGAATCAAGGGACCCTTACATCACCTTGGCCTGGGGGTTGCACTTGCTGCCAGCCCAGCCCTACAGTACCTTAGTCTGCCCAGGACCCCCTATCGCTTTTCCCTGTGGGGCCTCCTAAGGAAGTATCAGTTCTGTCTTTTCAAGCCCCACCCTCCCAGGACTTCCGGGAACCCGCCTACtaagcttttacaaccactccAGGACCCGCCCCTCCTCAGCTGAGGGTCGGGGTTTCAAGTCTCCCAGTGCGCTCTAAGCGGCCCCTCCAGCGCCTAGGCTCCGCCCCCTTCTTTGGTCCCGCCCACCTCGCCTCGCACACTCACTGGTTCCGGGCCGGGACAGCACAGTCAGAAAGATGGTGAAGCCCAAAGCTATCAGGTGCGCCAAGATCCCACTGCCTCTCCGCAGCCAGCGGGTCAGTCTCGGCTCCCTCGCTGGAGCGGGAACCAGACCTACCTCCATGGGATGCATGGCAGTGCCAGGCCGGCCGGCACAATCCAGCTACCAGAGGCTTCTTCCGGGTTTGCGATCGCGGAGGCGGCGGCGGTTACAGGAGAGGCTCCTCCCCGGGGAAGCTGCGGGGCCGTGCGGCGGAGGTGCCCACAGCGCCCTCTGTAGAGTGGGGGGGAAGCGCCTCGGCCCCAAAGGGCGGCTCCCGGAAACTTCCACTGACCTAATGGAGCTCCCAACCCACCTTCATTCTATCTTTGTGTCTATAAGGGATCTCAAGAGGCCTGTGAAAATTATATCGGTAGCAACTGATACCAGCGAAACCCCAAATCACACACTTGAATCGCTGACCCAAGAGCGCGAAACCAGTGTTTTGAACAGCTTTCTAGAAGTACTGGATTCCCCGGACTGCTTACTCCTCAGACATTTCTGGCTTGTTCAAGAGACAAGATTCCTCCCTGTGTTAACATAAATGAAAAGCCAAAACCTAGTGATCTAATCTGATGAATTCAGGtatgaaaaccaaaagaagtAATCTCATCCCTATTTACAGGCGTAGttgttccccatcccctcccGCCCACGCTGCCCCCTCAAATAGGGCACTTTCAGTCTTTGCTGCCACCACAAATAGCTGCACAGCCTTGGTCTAGAGGAACCAGAGCTTTCCACAACCCCAAGTTCTGCCACAATATTACCCCCCAAAAGGTATGATCCAGTCTAAAGAGTACTACTATCCGGGAGACGCTTTACTCCGTTCAAGGCAAACTCACAGAAGAGACCAGAAGGAGCGGTCCAGGGggtggggaaatggctcagtggtaaagaatgCATATTCCTCTTGCACAGGGCCTGAACACTCACATCAGGGGGCTCACAGCTGACTGGAACTAGCTGCAGGGGGATCCCACACTTCTTGCCTCCGCAGGcatcatatgcacatacccacacatacatagacacaaaaatttttaaacaaacaaaaaaaagctgtCCAGCACCTCTAGAGCAGCGATCGCCAAGGTCAACCTCTGCATGGCTGAGGAACTAAGGCTGGCTTTAAGAAATGGGAAGGGCAAGAACAGCCATTTGTGGAGGGATGGAAGCCCAGAGTAGCTAGCAAACCAGAAAGGGGCCATAGCTAACTCCCACAAACCCTCAGGACAAAAACCCAAGGATGGCGTCAAGTGTGAGACCCCTTCCCTCTCAGTTCTCTCCCAGTGGAACCATAGTTGTCTCTCTTTAGCCTCTGGGCTCACTCAGCATCATCAGCCTTATCATCCTCTCTGAGAAGATTCCCAGGTTACCAGCTCCAGGTTTCTGTgcgcagtgtgtgtgtgctggggtgtacactgcctgtcatcccagcctCTCGCGATGGAAGGGGCTGCAGAGAGTAAGGACAATCACTCATTCGGCTACATCAGTTTCCATCCTTttctatgtttctgttttttatatttttcttagcaGCAACAGAACAGGGAGACAGTCTTGAggtattttaaagagtttttttttttttcttaaaaaaaataatataaagttataaaaagcGGCAGCAGCCTGGGGCCCAGTCTGGAGGGGAGGAGGTGCTGGCGGCTCCGTTGCAGTGGGCAGGCACTTTCTCGTTAATGAGCTTTTGACTGCAGGGAGACAAGAGGTAAGAGACAGGGTCAGGCTCGGGGCCTGTTATCCTTCCCACAGAACATCTGGGCTAACCCTTGGATTCCTTCAGCTGGCCTAATAAATACAACTGAGTAAGGGAAAAGGAACGGCAGCCTAACAGAGGTGGACTGGGTAGTGGAGCTggagaacacacatgcacacacctgtacacacacaagcaggccCATCAGTAACTATCACGTTTCCCTTACAGGTGCCAGGAGAGTTGGCAGCACGTGAGCCATGCCTAACCCAGAAGAATATTACCCTGTTTAACCTCCTTATAGAGGTCACAGGGACAGCAAAGCAGGCTTCAACAGGAAAGGTAAATAAACCTAGCTGCCTAGAACCCGGAGAACCTGCTGTAATCTGAAATGACTCTGTGGGCCTCACGTTGTGGACTTGCTTTTCAATGTCCTAATGCCAGTGGGAGAACCAGAGAACTAGAGCAGCCCACCCACCCGGCTACTCTGCATGCTGGGGCCCAATGTCCCtttcccagtaaggaaaagtagCTCCAAGTCCTCGAGGGAGGGTCACAGCCAGTTCAAAAAGAAGTGGTCCTTTCATTAAAGCAAAGATAGGATGAGACAGCATGCCCAAGGCCCAAAGGAGAAGACTGGGCATAGGAAAGGTCCTTCAGGAAAGAGCTGGGGTCACCCTGGAAAGAACTGACCAACCTCTCCAAAGTAGCTAACCCAGGAGCTCTCTCAGctgcccctctcttcccccttcgcATCCTTAGCACCTTCTCCATGTCCTGTACCTACTGTgctccccagcctcagcccccccaacccctctctgCCCATGGTCTTCAGGAAGCTGGACTGGTACCTTCAGTGTAGAGCACTTCTCCTCAAAGGGCAGGGCTGGACCTGGCTTCTTGCGACGCACAGAGCAGGTCCCATCAGGAGGGACACCAGCCTGACAGTGCTTGGCCTTGACTGGCCGGCAGTAAGTGGCCAGGTTTTTCCGCTTCTTGGCTACCTCCTCCTCGGAGAGGCAGTTGGTTGGCAGGACCTTAGCTGGGTGTCCGGCCACTCCCCGGTTTTCTAGCTGAGAAGCCTTGACGGGTATGGGGGATGGATGAGGGGAACCCCGACAGTCCAAGGGACCTGCTCGTTTCACTCGTGGCCCCACTGTCCCATTGAGCCCCAAGTTCAGGGCTGTTTTAGTCTTGGTTGAGAGACCCCGACAGCTAGAGGGTTTGCCCTTCCCAGCAGGCTCCAGGATGCAGGTCCGTTTGAAGGTGGTGGGGCCAGGGGATAACTTCCGCTTTCGAGAAGGGGCCTCCATCTCCACCCCCTCCTTGCCTTTGGATGACTTGCTGGCCTTGGAAGGTGGCAGCTTGCTGAAGGACGGAGATGGAGTGTTGGCCGGCAGCGGTGAGGTAATAGCCTGGCTACCGCCCATGCACTCTGCCTGGCTGCAGGCAGCTGCTACACTGGGGGAGCCTGCAGGATAGCTAGGGACAAGGCTGTCCTTGACGGGGGGTATGGAGGCTGGACAGGCAGGTCGGGGGGGTGGGCCTGGAAGTCGGGGGCAGCTGCCCATAGGGGATGGACTCAAGGGATCAGATAAAGATGGACTGACAAGATGGGATGGAGGCTCAGCTGCTGGTGGGATCTTCCTGTAGCAAAGAGAAAGTCCCACTGTGATACTGAGCAGACACCAGGGCTGCCCTAATATACACCAGTCTCTGCACCTTCAAATGGCCAGCAAAGCCCCAgactgctgccccctgctgggaGACACTGGAACTAAGCCGAGGAAGGCACAGGAGGAGGAATGGTCATTGTATCAGAACAAGACAGAGGTAGCATGTAGACACATTAACGACCTGATTTCTGGTCTTGGTTTGGGCACTCCCTATCCTACATTACCTAAAAGGTACTGGAAGTGATGGGTGGGCATCTAGATTTACCCGATCACCCACTCATGCCCTCCTCCAGGCTACTGAGTCTCACCCCTTCCTGCCACACCCCATCTGGGTTTTTAGCAATCATCCATGGTATACCAGACTGGGGTTTCTG of Mus pahari chromosome 4, PAHARI_EIJ_v1.1, whole genome shotgun sequence contains these proteins:
- the LOC110320666 gene encoding cytochrome b561 domain-containing protein 1 isoform X1, with product MHPMEVGLVPAPAREPRLTRWLRRGSGILAHLIALGFTIFLTVLSRPGTSLFSWHPVFMALAFCLCMAEAILLFSPEHSLFFFCSRKTRIRLHWAGQTMAILCAVLGLGFIISSKIRSELSHLVSWHSWIGALTLLATGGQALCGLCLLCPRAARVSRVARLKLYHLTCGLVVYLMATVTVLLGMYSVWFQAQIKGAAWYLCLGLPLYPALVIMHQISSSYLPRKKVDI
- the LOC110320666 gene encoding cytochrome b561 domain-containing protein 1 isoform X2, whose translation is MHPMEFCLCMAEAILLFSPEHSLFFFCSRKTRIRLHWAGQTMAILCAVLGLGFIISSKIRSELSHLVSWHSWIGALTLLATGGQALCGLCLLCPRAARVSRVARLKLYHLTCGLVVYLMATVTVLLGMYSVWFQAQIKGAAWYLCLGLPLYPALVIMHQISSSYLPRKKVDI
- the LOC110320666 gene encoding cytochrome b561 domain-containing protein 1 isoform X3, coding for MALAFCLCMAEAILLFSPEHSLFFFCSRKTRIRLHWAGQTMAILCAVLGLGFIISSKIRSELSHLVSWHSWIGALTLLATGGQALCGLCLLCPRAARVSRVARLKLYHLTCGLVVYLMATVTVLLGMYSVWFQAQIKGAAWYLCLGLPLYPALVIMHQISSSYLPRKKVDI